In Sphingobacterium zeae, one genomic interval encodes:
- a CDS encoding YaiO family outer membrane beta-barrel protein, with the protein MKKVIYPLLSLIPLFSMAQETKLTADDLFAKARKVAFDSKDYPQAIQLSKQALLQAPDYTDINIFLARIYTWSDKIDSARAIFTELDRKNTTDEDFFLAYASLEYWNDQAERAIAITDKGLRIHPQSQDLLLLKGKISYGNDQYETAEKAIHSLLEINPKNTEARALAKNIEEYTAKNAIGLTYNFVYFDKQFDHNWHIVGLSYKRATAIGSVIFRTNYANKFAENGVQFEMEAYPRLSKIFYLYVGAGYSNNVGIFAKYRTGVSLYANLPNSFEGEIGYRQLYFSDNIWMYTASVGKYYQNLWFNLRTYLTPGEKNISQSYTGTVRYYTKGANDYFGFSAGTGLSPEENRNNLLDNASYKLKTFKVGAEYNFSVKQSNLFSISGTYYNQEFRPKEKGNQLDIILGYIRKF; encoded by the coding sequence ATGAAAAAAGTAATTTATCCATTACTATCACTAATACCTTTATTCTCCATGGCGCAAGAGACAAAACTCACTGCCGATGATCTCTTTGCTAAAGCGCGAAAGGTTGCTTTTGATTCAAAAGATTATCCACAAGCGATTCAATTGTCCAAGCAGGCGCTACTTCAAGCACCGGACTACACGGATATCAACATTTTTTTAGCGCGCATTTATACCTGGTCGGATAAGATAGATTCGGCAAGGGCCATCTTTACGGAACTGGATAGAAAAAATACCACTGATGAAGATTTCTTTTTGGCCTACGCTTCGCTTGAGTATTGGAACGATCAGGCTGAAAGAGCAATTGCAATTACTGATAAAGGGCTACGCATACATCCGCAGTCTCAGGATTTACTATTGCTAAAAGGCAAAATAAGCTATGGCAACGATCAATACGAAACTGCCGAAAAGGCAATTCATAGTTTGTTGGAAATTAATCCAAAAAATACGGAGGCCAGAGCATTGGCAAAAAATATTGAAGAGTATACCGCTAAAAATGCAATCGGTCTGACGTACAATTTTGTCTATTTTGACAAACAGTTTGATCACAATTGGCACATTGTTGGATTAAGTTATAAACGGGCAACAGCAATAGGATCCGTAATTTTCAGAACTAACTATGCGAATAAATTTGCAGAAAATGGCGTCCAATTTGAGATGGAGGCTTACCCACGGCTTTCAAAGATATTTTACCTCTATGTCGGAGCAGGCTATTCCAATAATGTGGGGATTTTTGCGAAATATAGAACTGGTGTGTCTCTCTATGCCAATCTTCCGAACAGCTTTGAGGGGGAAATCGGATATCGTCAGCTCTATTTTAGTGACAACATCTGGATGTACACAGCTTCAGTCGGAAAATATTACCAAAACTTGTGGTTCAATCTAAGGACTTACCTTACTCCAGGCGAAAAGAATATTTCCCAATCGTATACCGGAACAGTCCGCTATTATACAAAAGGAGCAAACGATTACTTCGGATTTAGCGCCGGAACGGGTCTGAGCCCTGAGGAAAACCGAAATAATCTATTGGACAACGCTTCCTATAAATTAAAGACATTCAAAGTAGGTGCCGAGTATAACTTCTCGGTGAAACAAAGTAACCTATTTTCAATTTCGGGCACCTATTATAACCAAGAATTCAGGCCAAAAGAGAAAGGAAATCAATTGGACATCATCCTTGGTTATATTCGAAAATTCTAG
- a CDS encoding HesA/MoeB/ThiF family protein — MKKDNIFERYSRQIFIDEIGVSGQRKIMDAKVLIVGAGGLGSPVLQYLAAAGIGKLGLADFDHVEIHNLNRQIIHSENNIHKTKTESAQDYIRQHNSTIDFHTVQVKIEPNNAAAILAPYQIVVDCSDNFSTRYLLNQICLQLDKPLVYVEHPRL; from the coding sequence ATGAAAAAAGACAATATTTTTGAGCGCTATAGCCGGCAGATTTTTATCGATGAAATTGGCGTCTCAGGACAAAGAAAAATCATGGATGCCAAGGTATTGATTGTTGGCGCAGGGGGACTCGGAAGTCCCGTCCTTCAATATTTAGCCGCTGCAGGTATAGGTAAACTTGGCCTGGCTGATTTTGACCACGTTGAAATCCACAATCTAAATAGACAGATCATACACTCCGAAAACAACATTCACAAAACTAAAACCGAAAGTGCCCAAGACTATATTCGACAGCATAATAGTACAATTGATTTTCATACGGTTCAGGTGAAGATAGAACCGAACAACGCGGCTGCAATTCTTGCTCCCTATCAAATAGTAGTAGATTGCTCGGATAACTTCTCGACACGTTACTTACTGAATCAAATTTGCTTGCAACTCGATAAACCCTTGGTATATGTGGAGCATCCACGGCTTTGA
- the thiE gene encoding thiamine phosphate synthase — protein sequence MSTKTMEKLQYISQGQTLAAQKDNILKALDAGVKWIQVRWKGAHQAYVYRLAEQVKNVCLRYGATCIINDHPAFAAAIDADGVHLGLEDGSIAAARKLLGPGKIIGGTANSFANVKQRISEHCDYIGLGPFNYTTTKQKLSPLLGITGYENIIQQVRREGLTPIPIFAIGGISQLEDIQRLLEIGVYGVALSRIVTKTPNIVSSINKILL from the coding sequence ATGTCAACAAAAACTATGGAAAAACTTCAATACATATCACAAGGACAAACATTAGCAGCACAAAAAGATAATATTTTAAAGGCCCTTGATGCTGGTGTCAAATGGATACAAGTGAGATGGAAGGGAGCTCACCAAGCGTATGTTTACAGATTGGCAGAACAGGTCAAAAACGTGTGTTTGCGATATGGTGCCACCTGTATCATTAATGATCATCCTGCGTTTGCAGCGGCTATCGATGCTGACGGCGTACATCTCGGACTGGAGGATGGCAGTATAGCGGCTGCAAGGAAGCTATTGGGGCCCGGAAAAATAATCGGCGGTACTGCAAATAGCTTTGCCAATGTAAAGCAAAGAATAAGTGAACATTGTGACTATATCGGGCTCGGGCCATTCAACTATACCACAACAAAACAAAAACTAAGTCCCCTACTGGGGATTACAGGATATGAAAACATCATCCAACAAGTCCGCCGAGAAGGCCTAACCCCTATTCCAATATTTGCAATTGGCGGTATAAGTCAACTTGAAGATATCCAACGTCTATTAGAAATTGGCGTCTACGGTGTAGCACTCTCGCGAATCGTAACCAAGACTCCAAACATTGTTTCATCCATCAATAAAATTTTACTATGA
- a CDS encoding thiamine phosphate synthase, translating into MIIALTPEETIHAEKAAIHTLLEKGLDILHLRKYHFTDLQMARYVESIDPAYLEKLVLHSHPHLSAELGITRIHRNEWSRQHSPSNQMNATIICSTSVHDIAAFNKLDECWAYAFLSPIFPSISKKEYGRYNAQLNQLPKRVNFTVRLIALGGINQANCLLPLQEGADGIALYGALWQHPDPIQNFIACQQKLWKNFNTYHKDKH; encoded by the coding sequence ATGATCATTGCACTAACACCAGAAGAGACCATACATGCTGAAAAAGCGGCTATCCATACCCTTCTTGAGAAGGGGCTCGATATCCTGCACTTACGCAAATATCATTTTACAGACTTACAAATGGCAAGATATGTAGAATCAATAGATCCTGCATATCTTGAAAAGTTGGTTCTTCATTCTCATCCCCACCTATCGGCGGAACTCGGGATCACACGCATTCATAGAAATGAATGGAGCAGACAGCATAGCCCCTCCAATCAGATGAACGCTACAATTATTTGCTCAACATCTGTACATGATATTGCGGCATTCAACAAACTGGATGAATGCTGGGCTTATGCTTTTCTCAGTCCGATATTTCCAAGTATTTCGAAAAAAGAATACGGAAGGTATAATGCCCAACTGAATCAGCTTCCAAAACGCGTTAATTTTACTGTTCGTCTGATAGCACTTGGCGGAATAAACCAAGCTAACTGTCTCCTCCCGTTGCAGGAAGGGGCAGACGGAATAGCCTTGTACGGCGCTTTATGGCAGCATCCCGACCCAATTCAAAATTTCATTGCATGTCAACAAAAACTATGGAAAAACTTCAATACATATCACAAGGACAAACATTAG
- a CDS encoding thiazole synthase — MSNLHIADRVFESRLFLGTGKFGNLTEMSDAIVASASQLVTVALKRIDQTSSDDSLISALDLAAIHLLPNTSGARTAEEAVLAAQLAREALETNWVKLEIHPDPRYLLPDPIETLRATESLAKLGFVVMPYIHADPVLCKRLENAGTAVVMPLGAPIGSNKGLRTMDFLEIIIEQSNVPVVVDAGIGAPSDAAKAMEIGADAVLVNTAIAVSNNPIRMAEAFKEAVIAGRKAYEAGLGKVGAQAIASSPLTSFLFD; from the coding sequence ATGAGCAACCTACATATAGCCGATCGCGTATTTGAATCCAGATTATTTCTCGGTACGGGCAAATTCGGTAATCTCACGGAAATGAGCGATGCCATTGTGGCTTCGGCCTCCCAATTGGTCACCGTTGCCCTCAAACGAATCGACCAGACCAGCTCAGACGACAGTCTCATCAGTGCGCTCGATCTGGCGGCAATCCATTTGCTTCCCAATACTTCGGGAGCACGAACTGCTGAAGAAGCTGTGCTCGCAGCTCAACTTGCTCGCGAAGCACTGGAAACAAACTGGGTGAAATTGGAAATTCATCCCGATCCCCGCTATCTACTTCCTGACCCCATTGAAACCTTACGCGCAACTGAATCGTTGGCCAAATTGGGATTCGTCGTCATGCCCTATATCCATGCAGATCCAGTGCTTTGCAAAAGATTGGAAAATGCAGGCACAGCTGTCGTTATGCCTTTAGGTGCCCCAATTGGGAGTAATAAGGGACTTCGTACCATGGATTTTCTTGAAATTATCATCGAACAAAGTAATGTACCCGTTGTTGTAGACGCTGGCATCGGAGCGCCTTCCGATGCTGCCAAAGCCATGGAAATCGGAGCGGATGCAGTCTTGGTCAATACGGCAATTGCAGTCTCAAATAATCCGATACGTATGGCCGAAGCATTCAAAGAGGCTGTTATCGCCGGACGAAAGGCTTATGAGGCCGGTTTAGGAAAGGTCGGCGCACAAGCCATCGCTTCGAGCCCCTTAACTTCATTTTTATTTGATTGA
- a CDS encoding HesA/MoeB/ThiF family protein translates to MWSIHGFEGQLAVFNFEGSKHLLDIFPTPPNPDQVPNCDKNGVLGPLPGIIGSMMAMQVLKIITGLPVDSNQLTIIDTLNWQFSKLSF, encoded by the coding sequence ATGTGGAGCATCCACGGCTTTGAAGGACAGCTGGCAGTTTTTAACTTTGAAGGCAGTAAACACCTTCTGGACATCTTTCCCACTCCCCCAAACCCCGATCAGGTTCCAAATTGCGATAAAAATGGAGTACTAGGCCCCCTGCCAGGGATCATAGGTAGCATGATGGCTATGCAGGTACTTAAGATCATAACCGGTTTACCTGTAGACAGCAACCAGTTAACCATTATCGATACCTTAAATTGGCAGTTTTCTAAACTCTCATTCTAA
- a CDS encoding radical SAM protein, translated as MTDFKTILDTYAWNDVHTQIYDATNQDVLHALEKDQLSLSDFRALISPAAAPYLEQMAQKTQQITQRRFGKTIQLYAPLYLSNECQNICTYCGFSMDNKIRRKTLSDTELLLEAMALKAMGVNHILLVSGEANKTVEINYFLHAIQLLKSHFSQISIEVQPLEQSEYELLQAAGVYAILVYQETYHREVYRQ; from the coding sequence ATGACAGATTTCAAAACGATACTCGATACATATGCTTGGAATGACGTCCACACGCAGATTTATGACGCTACCAATCAGGATGTACTGCATGCGTTAGAAAAAGACCAATTATCGCTCTCCGATTTTAGGGCGCTCATATCACCGGCTGCAGCACCGTATCTGGAACAAATGGCACAAAAGACACAACAAATCACGCAACGCCGCTTCGGTAAAACCATACAGCTCTATGCCCCCCTTTACCTGAGCAATGAGTGCCAAAATATTTGCACCTATTGCGGTTTCAGCATGGACAACAAAATCAGACGAAAAACACTTAGCGATACCGAGTTGTTGCTGGAAGCGATGGCACTTAAAGCTATGGGAGTTAACCATATCCTCCTCGTTAGCGGAGAAGCCAACAAAACTGTTGAAATCAATTATTTCCTCCATGCTATCCAACTTCTAAAGTCCCATTTTTCGCAGATATCCATTGAGGTACAACCGTTGGAACAATCCGAGTACGAATTATTGCAGGCCGCTGGCGTATATGCCATTTTGGTTTATCAGGAGACTTATCACCGGGAAGTTTATAGGCAATAA
- the thiC gene encoding phosphomethylpyrimidine synthase ThiC gives MTAETITQSPFPNSKKIFVPGTLFPIQVAMRQISLSPTKLSNGQVEINPPITIYDTSGPYTDENFQIDIRKGLPRLREQWILNRQDVIQLAGISSEYGQKRLSDPTLDELRFAYSHKPKVASAGSNVTQLHYAKQGIITPEMEYVAIRENQRIEQLVATTPGMDHQHTGQNFGARTPRKTITPEFVREEIAAGRAIIPNNINHPESEPMIIGRNFLVKINANIGNSAVSSSIEEEVEKAVWACRWGADTIMDLSTGKNIHETREWIIRNSPVPIGTVPIYQALEKVKGVAEDLTWEIFKDTLIEQAEQGVSYFTIHAGVLLRYIHLTATRVTGIVSRGGSIMAKWCLFHHKENFLYTHFEEICEIMKRYDVAFSLGDGLRPGAIADANDAAQFAELETLGELTKIAWKHDVQVMIEGPGHVPMQLIKENMDKQLECCNEAPFYTLGPLTTDIAPGYDHITSAIGAAMIGWYGCAMLCYVTPKEHLGLPNKKDVKDGVITYKLAAHAADLAKGHPGAQYRDNALSKARFEFRWEDQFNLSLDPDTAREYHDETLPADAAKVAHFCSMCGPKFCSMKITQEIRDSAAQGMLEKSQEFIAQGKELYL, from the coding sequence ATGACAGCTGAAACAATTACGCAATCCCCTTTTCCCAATTCAAAAAAAATTTTTGTACCTGGAACACTATTTCCTATTCAAGTGGCTATGCGCCAAATTTCTTTAAGTCCAACCAAATTAAGCAATGGACAAGTAGAAATTAATCCCCCTATTACAATCTACGACACCTCTGGTCCATATACCGATGAGAATTTTCAGATCGATATCCGAAAAGGTCTCCCCCGGCTTCGCGAACAATGGATATTGAATCGCCAGGATGTCATACAGCTGGCGGGCATCAGCTCTGAATATGGACAAAAACGCCTTTCTGATCCAACGTTGGATGAACTCCGATTTGCCTATAGTCATAAACCAAAAGTAGCCTCTGCCGGGAGTAATGTCACCCAGTTACATTATGCAAAGCAAGGTATCATTACGCCTGAAATGGAGTACGTAGCTATCCGTGAAAATCAACGTATCGAGCAGCTAGTAGCCACCACACCCGGAATGGATCATCAGCATACAGGCCAAAACTTTGGTGCCAGAACCCCTAGAAAAACGATTACTCCCGAGTTTGTCCGCGAAGAGATCGCTGCCGGGAGAGCGATCATTCCCAATAACATCAATCACCCTGAAAGTGAACCCATGATTATCGGGCGCAACTTTCTTGTTAAAATTAATGCCAATATTGGCAATAGCGCTGTAAGTTCAAGTATAGAGGAAGAAGTTGAGAAAGCGGTATGGGCCTGTCGTTGGGGAGCCGACACGATCATGGATCTATCCACCGGTAAAAATATCCATGAAACCCGCGAGTGGATCATCCGCAATTCACCAGTTCCAATCGGTACCGTTCCAATCTATCAGGCATTAGAAAAAGTAAAAGGTGTGGCCGAAGACCTTACTTGGGAGATTTTTAAAGACACTTTGATCGAACAGGCGGAACAAGGTGTTTCATACTTTACTATACACGCCGGTGTATTGCTTCGCTACATTCATCTTACAGCAACACGAGTAACTGGTATCGTCTCAAGGGGTGGTTCTATCATGGCCAAATGGTGTCTTTTTCACCACAAAGAAAACTTTCTCTATACCCATTTTGAGGAGATTTGTGAGATCATGAAACGATATGATGTTGCTTTTTCACTTGGCGATGGTCTCCGTCCAGGAGCTATTGCGGACGCCAACGATGCGGCTCAATTTGCTGAGCTCGAAACACTGGGCGAACTCACCAAGATCGCCTGGAAACACGATGTTCAGGTAATGATAGAGGGCCCCGGCCACGTGCCCATGCAACTGATCAAAGAAAATATGGACAAACAACTGGAATGTTGTAATGAAGCCCCATTTTATACCTTAGGCCCGCTTACTACCGATATCGCTCCGGGGTATGACCATATTACTTCGGCGATTGGAGCTGCAATGATCGGTTGGTACGGTTGTGCCATGCTTTGTTATGTTACCCCAAAAGAACATCTCGGATTACCAAATAAAAAAGATGTTAAAGATGGTGTCATCACGTACAAACTAGCCGCACATGCTGCTGATTTGGCCAAAGGACACCCTGGAGCGCAGTATCGTGACAATGCTTTAAGTAAAGCGAGATTTGAATTTAGATGGGAAGATCAATTCAATCTTTCCCTAGATCCGGATACCGCTCGTGAGTATCATGACGAAACCTTGCCTGCAGATGCAGCTAAAGTAGCTCATTTCTGTTCCATGTGTGGCCCCAAATTTTGCTCCATGAAGATTACCCAGGAAATACGGGATAGTGCAGCGCAGGGTATGCTTGAAAAATCGCAAGAATTTATCGCACAGGGTAAAGAACTCTATTTATGA